In Balaenoptera musculus isolate JJ_BM4_2016_0621 chromosome 19, mBalMus1.pri.v3, whole genome shotgun sequence, one genomic interval encodes:
- the GSE1 gene encoding genetic suppressor element 1 isoform X5: MKGMSHEPKSPSLGMLSTATRTTATVNPLTPSPLNGALVPSGSPATSSALSAQAAPSSSFAAALRKLAKQAEEPRGSSLSSESSPVSSPATNHSSPASTPKRVPMGPIIVPPGGHSVPSTPPVVTIAPTKTVNGVWRSESRQQDAGSRGSGSSRERLIVEPPLPQEKAGGPAIPSHLLSTPYPFGISPSSVVQDSRFPPLNLQRPVHHVVPPSTVTEDYLRSFRPYHTAEDLRVSSLPPLGLDPATAAAYYHPSYLAPHPFPHPAFRMDDSYCLSALRSPFYPIPTPGSLPPLHPSAMHLHLSGVRYPPELSHSSLAALHSERMSSLSAERMQMDEELRREREREREREADREREKEREREKELEREREKERERELERQREQRAREKELLAAKALEPAFLPAAELHGLRSHAAEERGKAAEQLTPTRAEKLKDVGLQAPKPVQHPLHPAAAPHHPVPGLLSTHGLFSLPGSSAATALLLQRTNEEEKWLARQRRLRQEKEDRQSQVSEFRQQVLEQHLDLGRPPAPADAEHRPESARPGPNRHEPGGRDAPQHFGGPPPLISPKPQHHSVPTALWNPVSLMDSTLETRRAPEGHPLHGHPAPFEPSRQAAVPLVKVERVYCPEKVEEGPRKREAAPLDKYQPPPREAGGLEQQAFPPAPAHFLAELEPSTQTVLGQPRASLAPPAPFGEPPGPLKPGSPYRPPAPRGPDPTYVYDEFLQQRRRLVSKLDLEERRRREAQEKGYYYDLDDSYDESDEEEVRAHLRCVAEQPPLKLDTSSEKLEFLQLFGLTTQQQKEELLTQKRRKRRRMLRERSPSPPTVQSKRQTPSPRLALSTRYSPDEMNSSPNFEEKRKFLTIFNLTHISTEKRKDKERLVALLQAVKQKALSAAAADPLRNSPRDSPAGSLSEPATQQASLDTEKPVGITASLSDVQKATEPGRLEQLRPQERVQEPAPASGEKARPSETPGGKKSLSMLHYIRGPAPKDIPVPLSHGINGKSKPWEPFVAEEFAHQFHESVLQSTQKALQKHRGSAAVLSAEQSHNVDASVHYHIPELRSSSRLPLPQRDGQQEPPAGRKGPLAQEMDPDSEEEEDDDGEEDDEDPPRRKWHGIEAIFEAYQEHVEEQNLERQVLQTQCRRLEAQHYSLSLTAEQLSHSMAELRSQKQKIVSERERLQAELDHLRKCLALPAMHWPRGYFKGYPR, translated from the exons GGTCTTCACTGAGCAGTGAGTCGTCCCCCGTCTCCTCTCCGGCCACCAACCACAGCTCTCCGGCCAGCACGCCCAAGCGCGTGCCCATGGGCCCCATCATCGTCCCCCCCGGGGGCCACAGCGTCCCTAGCACGCCCCCCGTGGTGACCATCGCCCCCACCAAGACCGTCAATGGCGTGTGGAGGAGCGAGAGCCGGCAG CAAGACGCTGGCTCTCGGGGCAGCGGCAGCAGTCGGGAACGCCTCATCGTGGAGCCCCCGCTGCCCCAGGAGAAGGCAGGGGGCCCGGCCATCCCCTCCCACCTGCTCAGCACCCCCTACCCCTTTGGCATCTCCCCCAGCTCGGTGGTGCAGGACTCCCGCTTCCCTCCGCTGAA CCTCCAGCGGCCCGTGCATCACGTGGTGCCCCCCAGCACGGTGACCGAGGACTACCTGCGGAGCTTCCGGCCCTACCACACCGCCGAGGACCTCCGCgtgtcctccctgcctcccctgggCCTGGACCCGGCCACCGCCGCGGCCTACTACCACCCCAGCTACCTGGCCCCGCACCCCTTCCCCCACCCGGCCTTCAG GATGGACGACTCCTACTGCCTGTCGGCCCTGCGGTCCCCCTTCTACCCCATCCCCACGCCcggctccctgcccccactgcaTCCGTCAGCTATGCATCTCCACCTCTCTGGGGTCCGCTACCCGCCCGAGCTCTCGCACTCGTCCCTGGCGGCGCTGCACTCGGAGCGGATGTCCAGCCTCAGTGCCGAGAG GATGCAGATGGACGAGGAGCTGAGGCGGGAGAGGGAGCGCGAGCGGGAGCGGGAGGCCGACCGCGAGCGGGAGAAGGAGCGCGAGCGCGAGAAGGAGCTGGAGCGCGAGCGGGAGAAGGAGCGCGAGCGCGAGCTGGAGCGCCAGCGGGAGCAGCGGGCCCGCGAGAAGGAGCTGCTGGCCGCCAAGGCGCTGGAGCCGGCCTTCCTGCCCGCGGCCGAGCTGCACGGGCTGCGGAGCCACGCCGCTGAGGAGCGGGGCAAGGCCGCGGAGCAGCTGACCCCGACCCGAGCAG AGAAGCTGAAGGACGTGGGCCTGCAGGCGCCCAAGCCCGTGCAGCACCCCCTGCACCCGGCGGCCGCCCCGCACCACCCCGTGCCTGGCCTCCTCTCCACCCACGGCCTCTTCTCTCTGCCGGGCAGCAGTGCGGCCACGGCCCTGCTCCTCCAGCGCACCAACGAGGAGGAGAAGTGGCTGGCGCGGCAGCGGCGGCTGCGCCAGGAGAAGGAGGACCGCCAGTCGCAGGTGTCCGAGTTCCGGCAGCAGGTGCTGGAGCAGCACCTGGACCTGGGCCGGCCGCCGGCGCCCGCGGACGCGGAGCACAGGCCTGAGAGCGCCAG GCCGGGGCCAAACCGTCACGAGCCGGGCGGCCGCGACGCCCCGCAGCACTTTGGCGGCCCCCCGCCCCTCATCTCACCCAAGCCCCAGCACCACTCGGTGCCCACGGCCCTCTGGAACCCGGTGTCCCTGATGGACAGCACGCTGGAGACACGGCGCGCCCCCGAGGGCCACCCTCTGCACGGCCACCCCGCCCCGTTTGAGCCCAGCCGCCAGGCGGCCGTCCCGCTGGTGAAGGTGGAGAGGGTCTACTGCCCcgagaaggtggaggagggacCCCGGAAGCGAGAGGCCGCCCCCCTGGACAAGTACCAGCCGCCGCCCCGCGAGGCGGGGGGCCTGGAGCAGCAGGCCTTCCCCCCCGCGCCCGCGCACTTCCTGGCGGAGCTCGAGCCGTCCACCCAGACCGTCCTGGGCCAGCCCCGGGCCTCGCTCGCCCCGCCGGCCCCCTTCGGGGAGCCCCCCGGGCCCCTGAAGCCGGGCTCACCCTACCGGCCCCCGGCGCCACGGGGCCCCGACCCCACCTACGTCTACGACGAATTCCTGCAGCAGCGCCGGCGGCTGGTCAGCAAGCTGGACCTGGAGGAGCGCCGGCGGCGGGAAGCCCAGGAGAAAG GATACTACTACGACCTGGATGACTCCTACGACGAGAGTGACGAAGAGGAGGTCAGGGCCCACCTCCGCTGTGTGGCCGAGCAGCCGCCCCTCAAGTTGGACACGTCCTCCGAG AAGCTAGAGTTTTTGCAACTTTTTGGCTTGACCACCCAACAGCAGAAGGAGGAACTGCTGACCCAGAAGCGGAGGAAGCGGCGGCGGatgctgagagaaagaagccCGTCGCCCCCGACGGTTCAGAGCAAGCGGCAGACGCCTTCGCCGAGACTGGCGCTGTCCACCCGCTACAGCCCCGACGAGATGAACAGCAGCCCCAACTTCGAGGAGAAGAGGAAGTTCCTGACCATCTTCAACCTGACCCACATCAGCACTGAGAAGAGAAAAG ACAAAGAGAGACTTGTTGCGCTGCTCCAGGCCGTGAAGCAGAAGGCGCTGTCGGCAGCGGCGGCAGACCCGCTCAGGAACTCTCCGAGGGACAGTCCTGCTGGGTCCCTGAGCG AACCAGCCACGCAGCAAGCCTCTCTGGACACGGAGAAGCCTGTGGGCATCACTGCTTCCTTGTCTGACGTCCAGAAGGCCACGGAGCCTGGGAGACTGGAACAGCTCCGGCCCCAGGAGCGAGTCCAGGAGCCAGCGCCCGCCAGCGGTGAGAAAGCCAGGCCGAGCGAGACCCCTGGGGGCAAGAAGAGCCTGAGCATGCTCCACTACATCCGGGGCCCCGCGCCCAAGGACATCCCCGTGCCGCTGTCCCACGGCATCAACGGGAAGAGCAAGCCGTGGGAGCCCTTCGTGGCGGAAGAGTTCGCGCATCAGTTCCACGAGTCCGTCCTGCAGTCCACCCAGAAAGCCCTGCAGAAGCACAGAG GAAGCGCAGCTGTGCTGTCTGCAGAGCAGAGCCACAACGTCGACGCCTCTGTCCACTACCACATCCCCGAGCTGCGGTCCTCCAGCCGGCTGCCTCTGCCCCAGCGCGACGGGCAGCAGGAGCCCCCCGCCGGGAGGAAGGGCCCCCTGGCGCAGGAGATGGACCCGgactcagaggaggaggaggatgacgACGGAGAGGAGGACGACGAGGACCCCCCCAGGCGCAAGTGGCATGGGATCGAGGCCATTTTTGAAGCTTACCAGGAACACGTAGAAG AGCAAAATCTAGAGCGGCAGGTGTTACAGACGCAGTGCAGGCGGCTGGAGGCCCAGCACTACAGCCTCAGTCTCACGGCCGAGCAGCTCTCCCACAGCATGGCG gagtTGAGGAGCCAGAAACAGAAGATTGTTTCAGAAAGGGAGCGACTCCAGGCAGAACTGGATCACTTACGGAAGTGCCTTGCGTTGCCTGCAATGCATTGGCCTAGAGGTTACTTTAAGGGATATCCTAGGTGA